The Filimonas lacunae genomic sequence TCCTAAAGCGGAACATTTTGGATGGCTGAATCGTTTGGGACATACGGCAGAGACGCCTGTGCCTTCTCTTTTTACTTTTAATATGCCTGGTAATGCTATCACTTCTTTAATGGGAGTAAGTGTATCTAATGCGCAGGTAAAGGTTGTTGGCACTAAGCTGGTTCAACAGGGGCCGTTATTAATTACCCATTGGGGTATGAGCGGACCGGCTATTTTGCGACTTTCTGCCTGGGGAGCACGTAATCTGGCTGAAATGGATTACCAGTTTAGTATTTATGTGAACTGGGTACCGGAATATACAGAGCAGACGTTAAGAGATGTGTGGGCTTCTATCAGGAATGACCATGCGCAGCAACGTATGGGAGGTAAAAATCCTTTTCAGTTACCTTCCCGTTTATGGGCTTACCTGTTACAACAATGTGAAACGGATGAGAACGTGCGATGGGGTGAACTGCCTTCCAAACAGCAAAATAAGCTGATTCAACATCTGACTATGCAGCAGTTTTCTGTTAAAGGTAAAACTACCTTTAAAGAAGAGTTTGTGACTTGCGGCGGTATTAAACCGGGGGAAATAGAACCTGCTACTATGGAAAGCCGGGTGGTTCCCCAGCTGTTTTTTGCAGGGGAAATAATGGATGTGGATGGTGTTACCGGTGGATT encodes the following:
- a CDS encoding BaiN/RdsA family NAD(P)/FAD-dependent oxidoreductase, which gives rise to MQKHLVVIGGGAAGFFCAVNAARMNSQLKVTILEKSSKVLSKVKVSGGGRCNVTHACFDMNALVQFYPRGKNFLKKTFHWFNPSHTIEWYGERGVALKKEADGRMFPVTDNSQTVIDCLLREADKHKVEVVLHADVKEIARKEGFFALSLGGDRVMKADFVCVACGGFPKAEHFGWLNRLGHTAETPVPSLFTFNMPGNAITSLMGVSVSNAQVKVVGTKLVQQGPLLITHWGMSGPAILRLSAWGARNLAEMDYQFSIYVNWVPEYTEQTLRDVWASIRNDHAQQRMGGKNPFQLPSRLWAYLLQQCETDENVRWGELPSKQQNKLIQHLTMQQFSVKGKTTFKEEFVTCGGIKPGEIEPATMESRVVPQLFFAGEIMDVDGVTGGFNFQHAWTSGWIAAKAIAEK